The Dysidea avara chromosome 13, odDysAvar1.4, whole genome shotgun sequence genome includes a region encoding these proteins:
- the LOC136242916 gene encoding quinone oxidoreductase PIG3-like — MLGGASCPATTAVVGSVLLTNIVMESITYDASNSSVWLVKDTPIPCLQKDNQVLIKVAAAGVNRLDLLQAGGRYPPPPGESDILGVEVAGEIVQMGVAASKEGNLKKGDRVFALIGGGGYASYCLAPYQSVIKMPPNMEYIQAASVAEAFLTAYSALFWSGRLKDGESLLVHAGASSVGLAAIQLAKNLVRDVKVFATASKEEKLSMCSQVGADVTINYKTQNFSEEVLKTTGGKGVDVILDFVGAPYWTSHMQCMATDGRLVLLGLLGGSVIQEPMDLSVLLRKRVSLIPSTLRSRALEYKHQLTQEIADKVVPLLSNGQVKLIVDSVFPLAEAEKAHQHMKTNQNIGKIVLSVGQ; from the exons ATGTTAGGAGGCGCTAGTTGTCCTGCGACTACTGCGGTAGTGGGAAGTGTCCTATTGACAAACATTGTGATGGAGAGCATTACATATGATGCGTCTAATAGCAGTGTCTGGCTAGTGAAGGACACACCAATACCATGTCTACAGAAGGATAACCAAGTCCTTATCAAA GTAGCAGCTGCTGGAGTTAACAGACTAGATTTACTACAAGCTGGGGGTCGTTACCCTCCCCCTCCTGGAGAATCCGACATATTGGGGGTGGAGGTGGCTGGAGAAATTGTGCAGATGGGCGTGGCAGCTAGTAAGGAGGGAAACCTAAAGAAAGGTGATCGTGTGTTTGCCCTGATTGGGGGCGGAGGCTATGCAAGTTATTGTCTGGCTCCGTATCAAAGTGTGATCAAGATGCCACCGAACATGGAGTACATTCAAGCAGCTAGTGTTGCCGAGGCGTTCCTCACTGCCTACTCAGCTTTGTTCTGGAGTGGACGTCTCAAAGATGGTGAATCTCTTTTAGTTCATGCAGGTGCCAGCAGTGTAGGCCTTGCTGCCATCCAATTAGCAAAGAATTTAGTGCGTGATGTGAAGGTGTTTGCCACAGCAA GTAAAGAAGAAAAGCTCAGCATGTGTAGTCAAGTTGGAGCAGATGTAACTATAAACTACAAGACACAAAACTTTTCAGAAGAGGTACTGAAAACTACCGGGGGCAAAGGAGTGGATGTCATCTTGGACTTTGTTGGAGCACCATATTGGACATCACATATGCAGTGTATGGCCACGGATGGTCGACTAGTGTTGCTAGGGTTACTAGGAGGCAGTGTAATCCAAGAACCAATGGATCTGTCTGTGTTGCTCCGCAAACGAGTTTCTTTGATACCAAGCACTTTACGAAGTCGGGCCCTTGAATACAAACATCAGCTGACTCAAGAAATTGCTGACAAGGTCGTACCTCTATTGAGCAATGGTCAAGTGAAGTTGATAGTCGATTCTGTTTTTCCACTAGCTGAAGCTGAAAAGGCCCACCAACATATGAAGACAAATCAAAATATTGGAAAGATAGTACTCAGTGTAGGGCAGTGA
- the LOC136242850 gene encoding serine/arginine repetitive matrix protein 2-like, which translates to MYNGIGLSTVRGSGTNGYVQRNLAHVSHLKERVNYASEADMTAGERMINRKPNKEILEHEKKRRVEVKCAEMREDMEEQGYSEQEIDQKVEQLREQLLTAKDTENDQELKNSHQVAEASERKRQQLREAFGIRDDYVDGSAFNFGQQNQLQQSQQKRENPPSHSRRRSSPSSDDSSSSSSDDDTSSFSSSSTTTSSSSSEDEKCRRKTRRKHESEKKQAKEETKPSRDTKGRGRKHSSDDERDYESKSAASRSSRVHDSHYIDDEVNEQRHRRRHGDHARSEEQAKAKTIDRKKRASNNGDGSDEKHTSKHSRKSPAKPPAVRNVGDKEQKKAKRKYKSESDRDTRKARGRHYKEPGEVSSDSGSDRSPSPPPVKKKRQLSPEKTKARNDVQKSRPKSPVVAASRKKTSPSRSSKHSTDKYKDASPSHQSRKQHDPTYQSRKQPSLSPKRPAVSSRVKRHSSSSVDSSSSSSSSSSDSSSDGLEEGRLRSSIQHKRESPATQRRSPVSVKRRSPSLARARRRSSSPGHKRKQSPTLINRRPSPTGRKSSSGSSHRRRVSPSTVDKRKYSPAKRKASPPSVIYRKTIISPKRKSTQSSPPPPKTSSMHSSSSLSSSDDSSDSSSSYSGDSRSPSPELSNRQIQSLSVRERPPSPVQQRQQSPSLQQRKGQPPSPVSRRQQSPSPVDRRRRSRSPVDRRRCSPSPIDRRRQSPSPVDRRRHSPSPVDRRRRSPSPVDRRRRSPSPVDRRRRSPSPVDRRRRSPSPVDRRRRSPSPVDRRRRSPSPVDRRRRSPSPIDKRRRSPSPIDRRRRSPSPVDRRRRSPSPVDRRRRSPSPVDRRRRSPSSVDRRRRSPSPVDRRRQSPSPIHRRRRSSSSVEQRWHSPSPNDRKRRYRSPVRKRRRSSSHSERHQRFPSPSNRRWRSPVKRTRNPDRKQSTSPRRERRHPQKESSPSGSYTSNERRRQFRKSRSPLYRPSRHDEKAESKGHAHDSPSSSDSSSSDDSDSTEYSSTDVE; encoded by the exons ATGTACAACGGAATTGGATTATCGACAGTGCGCGGGTCAGGAACCAATGGCTACGTGCAAAGAAATCTGGCACATGTGAGTCATCTAAAAGAGCGCGTGAACTACGCCAGCGAAGCAGACATGACGGCAGGGGAACGCATGATTAACAGAAAACCAAATAAAGAAATATTGGAGCACGAGAAAAAACGCCGAGTGGAAGTGAAATGTGCCGAAATGAGAGAAGATATGGAAGAGCAAGG ATATTCCGAACAAGAAATCGATCAGAAGGTGGAGCAGCTAAGAGAGCAGCTGTTGACTGCCAAAGACACAGAAAATGACCAAGAATT GAAAAACTCGCACCAAGTGGCAGAGGCCAGTGAGAGAAAGAGACAGCAATTGAGGGAAGCCTTTGGCATCAGGGATGACTACGTTGATGGTAGTGCTTTCAACTTTGGTCAGCAGAACCAGTTGCAACAATCTCAGCAGAAAAGAGAAAA TCCACCAAGCCACTCAAGACGTCGTTCATCTCCTTCATCAGATgacagcagcagtagcagcagtgaTGATGATACATCATCTTTTAGTAGTAGCTCGACAACCACCAGTAGCTCCTCTAGTGAGGACGAAAAATGTCGTCGGAAGACACGTCGTAAACATGAATCAGAAAAGAAGCAAGCCAAAGA GGAAACAAAACCTTCTAGAGATACGAAGGGACGTGGAAGAAAACATTCTAGCGATGATGAAAGAGACTATGAGAGCAAATCAGCTGCCAGCAG GTCATCTAGAGTGCATGATAGTCATTATATTGATGATGAAGTTAATGAGCAAAGACACCGCAGGAGACATGGTGACCATGCTAGATCTGA GGAACAAGCCAAAGCTAAAACAATTGATAGAAAAAAACGTGCTTCCAACAATGGTGATGGTTCTGATGAGAAACA TACATCAAAGCACTCAAGAAAATCACCTGCAAAGCCACCAGCTGTAAGAAATGTGGGTGATAAGGAACAGAAAAAAGCCAAGAGAAAGTACAAAAGTGAGTCAGATAGAGACACAAGGAAGGCCAGAGGGAGGCACTATAAGGAGCCAGGAGAGGTGTCTTCAGACAGTGGTAGTGATAGGAGTCCTTCTCCTCCACCAGTCAAGAAAAAACGTCAGTTGTCCCCAGAAAAGACAAAGGCAAGAAATGACGTACAAAAGTCAAGACCCAAATCACCTGTTGTAGCAGCCTCACGTAAGAAAACCAGCCCATCACGTTCTTCAAAACACAGCACCGATAAATACAAAGATGCCAGCCCATCTCATCAAAGCAGGAAACAGCATGATCCCACCTACCAAAGCAGGAAACAACCCAGCCTCTCCCCCAAACGACCTGCAGTCAGTAGTAGAGTTAAGAGACACTCATCATCAAGTGTGGACTCCTccagtagtagcagtagcagtagtagtgatAGTAGTTCTGATGGTCTTGAGGAGGGAAGATTGCGGAGCTCTATCCAGCACAAGAGGGAGTCCCCTGCTACACAGCGACGTTCCCCTGTTTCTGTAAAGAGACGATCCCCTAGTCTTGCCCGTGCAAGGAGACGGTCATCCAGTCCTGGCCATAAAAGGAAACAGTCACCTACTCTTATTAATAGAAGGCCCAGTCCCACAGGTAGAAAATCTTCAAGTGGTTCAAGCCATCGTAGAAGAGTATCACCTAGTACTGTAGACAAGAGGAAATACAGCCCAGCTAAGAGAAAGGCATCACCACCAAGTGTCATTTACAGGAAGACAATAATCAGTCCTAAAAGAAAGAGCACACAATCTAGCCCACCTCCCCCAAAGACTAGCTCAATGCATTCTTCATCCAGTTTATCTTCATCTGAtgacagtagtgacagtagCAGTAGTTATAGTGGTGATAGTAGGTCTCCATCTCCTGAACTGTCTAACAGACAAATACAATCACTCAGTGTAAGAGAACGGCCACCCAGTCCTGTGCAACAGCGACAGCAGTCCCCAAGTTTGCAACAGCGTAAAGGTCAACCACCAAGTCCTGTAAGCAGAAGGCAACAATCCCCAAGCCCTGTAGACAGAAGACGACGATCACGAAGCCCTGTAGACAGAAGGCGATGTTCACCAAGTCCTATCGATAGAAGGCGGCAGTCGCCAAGCCCTGTTGACAGAAGGCGACATTCACCAAGCCCTGTAGACAGAAGACGACGATCTCCGAGTCCTGTAGACAGAAGACGAAGATCACCAAGCCCTGTAGACAGAAGACGACGATCTCCGAGTCCTGTAGACAGAAGACGAAGATCACCAAGCCCTGTAGACAGAAGACGACGATCTCCGAGTCCTGTAGACAGAAGACGAAGATCACCAAGTCCTGTAGACAGAAGGCGACGTTCACCAAGCCCTATAGACAAAAGGCGACGATCACCAAGTCCTATAGACAGAAGACGAAGATCACCAAGCCCTGTAGACAGAAGGCGACGATCACCAAGCCCTGTAGACAGAAGGCGACGATCACCAAGCCCTGTAGACAGAAGACGAAGATCACCAAGCTCTGTAGACAGAAGACGACGATCACCAAGCCCTGTAGACAGAAGGCGACAATCACCTAGTCCAATTCACAGAAGACGACGTTCCTCAAGTTCTGTTGAACAAAGATGGCATTCACCAAGTCCGAATGATAGAAAACGACGCTACAGAAGCCCTGTCAGGAAAAGACGACGCTCTTCCAGTCATTCTGAAAGGCACCAACGTTTTCCAAGTCCCAGCAATAGGAGGTGGCGTTCCCCTGTGAAACGAACTCGCAACCCTGACAGAAAGCAATCCACGAGCCCCAGAAGAGAGAGGAGGCATCCTCAAAAAGAATCATCCCCATCTGGTAGTTATACCAGTAATGAGAGACGCAGACAGTTCAGAAAGTCAAGATCCCCCTTATACAG ACCATCAAGACATGATGAAAAAGCAGAGAGTAAAGGTCATGCCCATGACAGCCCTTCTTCCAGTGATTCGTCATCTTCAGATGACAGTGACTCTACCGAGTACAGTTCTACTGACGTAGAGTAG
- the LOC136242881 gene encoding SH2B adapter protein 1-like isoform X2, producing the protein MSEGALPDWGSFCDEQAQKLSDCFKGELRQFRLNNPQYNDVPTAGFARLFTASFLTYFEESSSPNTVDNHNAAAASATLTPSTQPPRQRAWKSIFRKNKDGGDASSEGSRPTRRRSNTLATSALTQTSPVTNSSTTLAAGATLRGPTVEQQQSVATPVMSANMNMLQFNQSSDNFDNLNWCRCHVTLSLVHGMYQLLIRCPPKTAQPKMSLFCFLITSVRPTSHVEVPDCSSSFVVKAKGAVEYVFDAKSKEAMQSWVEAINRYAGIQSDNELISLSNNNVASHNEMANDNSRSPDNSSRSPDSAGRRRREHMMEFTPLFVQGQQDGTSSPSRTHRSNSLGTLDIPSSSHGSVVRRISDSSGQGRGSTLITPLASSQLRVPTPPNVPTTESQDDITSAVSPDPVLSTEHSLSTRSLNTSFIDGPPATDADDDSDASGDCSPRGSPTGGGSPLPSLEPGVDPDGLRQYPWFHGMISRIDAALLVTHHGNGGTGEYLIRQSESRAGDLVLSFNYHGRAKHLRLSISPNGTCRVQHLEFRNILHMLDHFKTHPIPLEAPGTTADIQLTDHLPVGTPVPNLPGVRMEPLGRTSSTASNLRSNTLSTDNFHTRSLSVRHNGRTNNSNGNVYVLT; encoded by the exons ATGAGCGAGGGAGCCCTCCCTGATTGGGGCAGCTTCTGTGATGAACAGGCACAAAAGTTATCTGACTGTTTCAAAGGAGAACTGCGTCAATTTCGTCTCAATAATCCCCAATACAACGATGTTCCGACCGCTGGATTTGCCCGACTTTTCACAGCATCATTCTTGACCTACTTCGAAGAGTCTTCCTCACCAAACACTGTTGATAATCATAATGCTGCGGCTGCTTCGGCTACGCTAACGCCGTCCACGCAACCCCCCAGGCAAAGAGCATGGAAGAGCATTTTCAGGAAGAACAAAGATGGTGGGGATGCCAGTAGTGAAGGCAGCAGGCCAACCAGAAGACGCTCAAACACATTGGCTACAAGTGCACTAACACAGACCAGTCCTGTAACAAACAGCAGTACGACACTGGCTGCTGGTGCCACACTACGGGGACCTACTGTGGAGCAGCAACAGTCTGTGGCCACCCCTGTGATGTCTGCGAACATGAACATGTTACAATTCAACCAATCCAGCGACAATTTTGATAACCTCAACTGGTGTAGATGCCATGTTACTCTGAGCCTGGTCCATGGCATGTACCAGCTGTTAATCAGATGTCCTCCTAAG ACTGCTCAGCCCAAGATGAGCCTGTTTTGTTTTCTGATCACGTCTGTGCGGCCTACGTCACATGTAGAAGTACCTGATTGTAGCAGCTCGTTTGTAGTTAAG GCCAAAGGAGCTGTGGAATATGTATTTGATGCTAAGAGCAAAGAAGCCATGCAGTCATGGGTGGAGGCAATCAACAGATATGCTGGCATCCAAAGTGATAATGAACTGATCAGCTTAAG CAATAACAATGTCGCTAGCCATAATGAAATGGCCAATGACAACAGCAGATCACCTGACAACAGTAGTAGATCACCTGATTCTGCCGGCAGGCGGAGGAGAGAACATATGATGGAATTTACTCCACTTTTTGTACAAGGACAGCAGGATGGCACCTCAAGCCCTAGCAGGACTCACCGCAGTAACTCACTTGGCACTTTGGACATTCCATCATCTTCTCATGGGTCAGTGGTTCGTCGTATCAGTGACTCATCCGGTCAAGGAAGGGGCAGCACGCTTATAACCCCACTGGCTTCATCTCAACTACGTGTTCCCACTCCGCCAAATGTTCCCACCACTGAATCACAAGATGACATCACATCTGCAGTCTCACCTGATCCAGTGTTGTCTACTGAACATAGTTTATCTACAAGATCATTGAACACTTCATTCATTGATGGACCTCCTGCTACTGATGCTGATGATGACAGTGATGCAAGTGGTGACTGTTCCCCTCGGGGCTCCCCAACTGGTGGGGGTTCCCCTCTTCCTTCATTAGAACCTGGTGTGGATCCAGATGGTTTGAGACAGTACCCATGGTTTCATGGAATGATTTCTCGAATTGATGCTGCTCTTTTGGTTACTCATCATGGCAATGGTGGAACTGGTGAATATTTAATCCGTCAAAGTGAATCACGTGCTGGTGATCTAGTATTATCCTTTAATTATCATGGAAGAGCTAAG CATTTAAGATTATCTATCAGTCCCAATGGAACCTGTCGTGTACAACATTTGGAATTCAGAAACATTCTACACATGCTTGACCACTTCAAGACCCACCCCATTCCCCTTGAAGCACCAGGAACTACAGCTGACATTCAATTGACCGACCATTTACCAGTTGGCACACCTGTTCCCAATCTACCTGGAGTACGCATGGAACCATTAGGTAGAACTTCATCTACAGCATCTAATCTGAGGAGCAACACTTTATCTACAGACAATTTTCACACACGTAGTCTTTCAGTCCGACACAATGGTCGGACAAACAATAGCaatggaaatgtgtatgtattaACATAA
- the LOC136242881 gene encoding SH2B adapter protein 1-like isoform X1, which yields MSFLFVDTFVMSEGALPDWGSFCDEQAQKLSDCFKGELRQFRLNNPQYNDVPTAGFARLFTASFLTYFEESSSPNTVDNHNAAAASATLTPSTQPPRQRAWKSIFRKNKDGGDASSEGSRPTRRRSNTLATSALTQTSPVTNSSTTLAAGATLRGPTVEQQQSVATPVMSANMNMLQFNQSSDNFDNLNWCRCHVTLSLVHGMYQLLIRCPPKTAQPKMSLFCFLITSVRPTSHVEVPDCSSSFVVKAKGAVEYVFDAKSKEAMQSWVEAINRYAGIQSDNELISLSNNNVASHNEMANDNSRSPDNSSRSPDSAGRRRREHMMEFTPLFVQGQQDGTSSPSRTHRSNSLGTLDIPSSSHGSVVRRISDSSGQGRGSTLITPLASSQLRVPTPPNVPTTESQDDITSAVSPDPVLSTEHSLSTRSLNTSFIDGPPATDADDDSDASGDCSPRGSPTGGGSPLPSLEPGVDPDGLRQYPWFHGMISRIDAALLVTHHGNGGTGEYLIRQSESRAGDLVLSFNYHGRAKHLRLSISPNGTCRVQHLEFRNILHMLDHFKTHPIPLEAPGTTADIQLTDHLPVGTPVPNLPGVRMEPLGRTSSTASNLRSNTLSTDNFHTRSLSVRHNGRTNNSNGNVYVLT from the exons ATGTCATTTTTATTTGTAGACACTTTCGTGATGAGCGAGGGAGCCCTCCCTGATTGGGGCAGCTTCTGTGATGAACAGGCACAAAAGTTATCTGACTGTTTCAAAGGAGAACTGCGTCAATTTCGTCTCAATAATCCCCAATACAACGATGTTCCGACCGCTGGATTTGCCCGACTTTTCACAGCATCATTCTTGACCTACTTCGAAGAGTCTTCCTCACCAAACACTGTTGATAATCATAATGCTGCGGCTGCTTCGGCTACGCTAACGCCGTCCACGCAACCCCCCAGGCAAAGAGCATGGAAGAGCATTTTCAGGAAGAACAAAGATGGTGGGGATGCCAGTAGTGAAGGCAGCAGGCCAACCAGAAGACGCTCAAACACATTGGCTACAAGTGCACTAACACAGACCAGTCCTGTAACAAACAGCAGTACGACACTGGCTGCTGGTGCCACACTACGGGGACCTACTGTGGAGCAGCAACAGTCTGTGGCCACCCCTGTGATGTCTGCGAACATGAACATGTTACAATTCAACCAATCCAGCGACAATTTTGATAACCTCAACTGGTGTAGATGCCATGTTACTCTGAGCCTGGTCCATGGCATGTACCAGCTGTTAATCAGATGTCCTCCTAAG ACTGCTCAGCCCAAGATGAGCCTGTTTTGTTTTCTGATCACGTCTGTGCGGCCTACGTCACATGTAGAAGTACCTGATTGTAGCAGCTCGTTTGTAGTTAAG GCCAAAGGAGCTGTGGAATATGTATTTGATGCTAAGAGCAAAGAAGCCATGCAGTCATGGGTGGAGGCAATCAACAGATATGCTGGCATCCAAAGTGATAATGAACTGATCAGCTTAAG CAATAACAATGTCGCTAGCCATAATGAAATGGCCAATGACAACAGCAGATCACCTGACAACAGTAGTAGATCACCTGATTCTGCCGGCAGGCGGAGGAGAGAACATATGATGGAATTTACTCCACTTTTTGTACAAGGACAGCAGGATGGCACCTCAAGCCCTAGCAGGACTCACCGCAGTAACTCACTTGGCACTTTGGACATTCCATCATCTTCTCATGGGTCAGTGGTTCGTCGTATCAGTGACTCATCCGGTCAAGGAAGGGGCAGCACGCTTATAACCCCACTGGCTTCATCTCAACTACGTGTTCCCACTCCGCCAAATGTTCCCACCACTGAATCACAAGATGACATCACATCTGCAGTCTCACCTGATCCAGTGTTGTCTACTGAACATAGTTTATCTACAAGATCATTGAACACTTCATTCATTGATGGACCTCCTGCTACTGATGCTGATGATGACAGTGATGCAAGTGGTGACTGTTCCCCTCGGGGCTCCCCAACTGGTGGGGGTTCCCCTCTTCCTTCATTAGAACCTGGTGTGGATCCAGATGGTTTGAGACAGTACCCATGGTTTCATGGAATGATTTCTCGAATTGATGCTGCTCTTTTGGTTACTCATCATGGCAATGGTGGAACTGGTGAATATTTAATCCGTCAAAGTGAATCACGTGCTGGTGATCTAGTATTATCCTTTAATTATCATGGAAGAGCTAAG CATTTAAGATTATCTATCAGTCCCAATGGAACCTGTCGTGTACAACATTTGGAATTCAGAAACATTCTACACATGCTTGACCACTTCAAGACCCACCCCATTCCCCTTGAAGCACCAGGAACTACAGCTGACATTCAATTGACCGACCATTTACCAGTTGGCACACCTGTTCCCAATCTACCTGGAGTACGCATGGAACCATTAGGTAGAACTTCATCTACAGCATCTAATCTGAGGAGCAACACTTTATCTACAGACAATTTTCACACACGTAGTCTTTCAGTCCGACACAATGGTCGGACAAACAATAGCaatggaaatgtgtatgtattaACATAA
- the LOC136242935 gene encoding bis(5'-nucleosyl)-tetraphosphatase PrpE [asymmetrical]-like, protein MASLLPAALQLVASLKRFFPGSRSVARSPYGVLLPREHHKVVTEDDIGGRRLIIIGDVHGCCDELTELLDQENISDNNTCVIFVGDLINKGPKNSQVVKLARQLLSYSVRGNHDEVCLLEWEMAQQNGGKLSDKFSWMNQLSTEDINWLYDMPYTISVPSRNFIVVHAGLVPGCNLQDQDLEEMITMRNVTEKDGVYTATKSNSDGVCWASKWEGPTHVYFGHDAQRFLQKHPYATGLDTGCVYGGHLTAIYPLTGKLVTVTCHDIYESP, encoded by the coding sequence ATGGCTTCTCTACTACCAGCCGCCTTACAGTTAGTCGCTTCACTAAAGCGCTTCTTTCCTGGTAGCCGCTCAGTGGCCCGCAGCCCCTATGGTGTCCTGTTGCCACGAGAACATCACAAAGTCGTAACGGAAGATGATATCGGTGGGCGGCGTTTGATCATCATAGGCGATGTACATGGATGTTGCGATGAGTTAACGGAATTGTTGGATCAAGAAAACATATCAGACAACAATACTTGTGTTATATTTGTGGGAGATCTTATTAATAAGGGACCCAAGAATTCCCAGGTGGTGAAGCTTGCCAGGCAACTACTGTCATACAGTGTGAGGGGTAACCATGATGAGGTGTGCCTACTAGAATGGGAGATGGCTCAACAAAATGGCGGAAAATTGTCAGACAAGTTTAGCTGGATGAACCAGTTGTCAACTGAAGACATAAACTGGTTGTACGACATGCCATACACCATCAGTGTCCCTAGCAGGAATTTCATAGTGGTACATGCAGGTTTGGTCCCTGGGTGTAATTTACAAGATCAAGACTTGGAAGAAATGATAACAATGAGAAATGTTACAGAGAAGGATGGAGTTTACACTGCTACTAAATCAAACAGTGACGGTGTATGTTGGGCCAGCAAGTGGGAAGGCCCTACACATGTATATTTTGGTCATGATGCTCAACGGTTCCTTCAGAAACACCCTTATGCTACAGGCCTGGATACAGGGTGTGTATATGGTGGACATTTGACTGCAATATATCCATTAACTGGTAAATTAGTAACTGTTACATGTCATGATATATATGAATCTCCTTAA